Proteins found in one Anopheles aquasalis chromosome 3, idAnoAquaMG_Q_19, whole genome shotgun sequence genomic segment:
- the LOC126575064 gene encoding uncharacterized protein LOC126575064 isoform X2 — translation MSPADLLLGTGSGLPGAGPATMKLSPGVGVTLLIGVAGSIFLASQTHRLLRSKLSQRRRASRKPDVAATECYMCNANIELERPDSFATCRGCERLVCRGENCCQWVDSIGIWECGGCQSNRVIQQKAGEWLLNQLTARLKHPGPVELKEGNLLGLGIDSDADTRSTVSVGSSSVSVNQRIKVREFIEELLSTMLHGSLDEVSVGQLMKNESYLPLWEGQQQHHSPSDQHFELKQLVQKILEEIAKLPELLNHSGLPLRPEEHLPYFDPKKYEQLLATAVLNKVVDDYRNPKNFVNVTTSGDVAGKVPGELDINHNKLPAGGAVVDDLCSLPTVAASQRSLLNEGSLRQMSVAANVAARDPSSREPDEDAEDDDYPAERRLSDTDESYLSDYIQRHKVPLPDLSDTTGSGSGAEDDDLQSLKSNATDGTWEENWLFRKRQLKTTESSIAMLVPSPTEEVKALIGDKNADEISDLSEAGSDCEAGYESDGKGQDSSPAGPSKESTSEAISSSSKANDDSLDEQLPPDSLVSVNSLPGNEALLSEAKNSQLLGEQSPSQTPGTGAGGEGFSLMDDLISIGPVMVASEKVETKNTALTNPFLDDPFEPNNNDITDDVKLLQRTNEQATSDLRSSHLEPTVNGSCNRKEIPIDRANPQQTPHPQHSNSLTPSNPVADSSVVNVAVVNEPSSVEDSASKQSSSGGGSNGREDSNSPECFPGMPQAAQLMLLNSLTPPSSPYPEVLSPHPITMTITDVFERMTNSPPLAMISEEAPPAAPVASLVDANPFQSIDEQESIQTVYTAQEGALSPSDSFQAEQDDSEYRTVSEATNNSLLTVESFDAEPNVQLVQQESTEQNAPAVQEALYVKDQEEVEFRATRQEEEEEAPVVDPFERDVDNSSRIQLHTADLVTFNNGPSPEGYPGVAAVTEQMEAYCEELKGHRPDVQSKEDEQHEQPQEADDPGWVLVDSSENDEAVSKLEDQPQQTVDGPTRAEAGHTEESEEAEALSRLQAPQQTTNDPWKVVDELQQPSDESFMLETEEKQQAANDPWQTVPHTGAIEDAEALTNLEEPSQAAEDPWMVVKEPQQAVNDPWNPETKETQQTDDDPWQAVPQPSHDGNSNSEEATLVLLDPFLTPFEAVNLRMAEYTDSMKGIEHVEEAIEMEEETCVLPQTSVEMDDASNRALCVASPELERHGVQIEQTPSTEDPPTEQLLLEPLEEETEEPLPSIGADEQLLASIESESKLEDTSLPFSDTDLHSLSSPPTSVTTFAINHHNCMPTNSITDQTPTQATICTTTTNTTTTTTTTSIDNTSTNHSNNDQQPDPEPEPELEPEPNTSSDADCSLIPAQIESAAEPSLVIMSNGGASTNGHHTATDEKQQQQQQQQQEPLDGEETLIPGSIAEREHLKWRNAKPIANNPYSPDALQRRLSEKSRPSSMIEIDRLVRKEAAPNGDDGMLRIGDDDPSSEPRTDAVSDRERSAKVCASSEQKKIGREYYINDPERLRAGGGGCVKQTLGSWTHAHHQQSHSTDDEKSLLLGRNPEDSGTADDGATIFAARPVHVTPADELRRGSKGNALSEAAREVFLLPLEPDTPVGGSLLSSASELSLITSPTASHARQEFDSLTYSEDSDVTRIYDLTTGEAKIIRTAATPQPAVPEEGDKILEILPQHPPASSPQHARAPVESSGRQPSQTPDSARDGNFLRSSHFVVKPLSPETIKFFAPKRKLSFTGSHSNLAASDIGAASRSTTPGMRDSTMHSSIQHTDCPVRSGATEYSIIKKDVIDVLPSVKELAKCYSGSTNDVSLMPPKPLYKPRDFLRQSSDVLNEETVVIDEKTGMPCSREKGQRQYCSTSSIAVRDEIREIRKINLEAYRQAASYYPMAPGHSITARSLSKQIREHKSNVTDDHKVVQHHDQADELLAGGDSSDCGAGGHISPERPSSPVLLLPGHLKSSIEFFESLKNRA, via the exons ATGTCACCGGCAGATCTGTTGCTCGGGACCGGTTCGGGGCTTCCCGGGGCCGGCCCGGCCACGATGAAGCTGTCGCCGGGCGTCGGTGTGACGCTACTGATCGGAGTCGCGGGAAGCATCTTTCTCGCCAGCCAAACGCACCGACTGTTGCGCAG TAAACTCAGCCAACGACGGCGTGCATCGCGAAAGCCCGATGTGGCGGCGACTGAGTGTTACATGTGTAACGCAAACATCGAACTCGAACGCCCAGACAG CTTCGCAACATGCCGTGGTTGCGAAAGATTGGTCTGCCGCGGAGAGAACTGCTGCCAGTGGGTGGACTCAATCGGCATCTGGGAGTGTGGCGGGTGCCAATCGAACCGCGTGATCCAGCAAAAGGCCGGCGAATGGTTGCTGAATCAGCTGACGGCTCGGCTCAAGCATCCAGGGCCGGTCGAGCTGAAGGAAGGTAATCTGCTCGGTCTTGGCATCG ATTCCGATGCAGACACCCGCAGTACGGTCAGCGTCGGATCGTCGAGTGTTTCCGTGAACCAGCGCATCAAGGTTCGGGAATTCATCGAAGAACTGCTGTCCACGATGCTCCACGGTTCGCTGGACGAGGTGTCCGTTGGCCAGCTTATGAAAAACGAAAGCT ATCTACCACTATGGGaaggtcaacagcagcatcacagccCGAGCGATCAGCACTTCGAGCTGAAGCAGCTCGTCCAGAAGATCCTGGAGGAGATCGCCAAGCTGCCGGAGCTGCTGAACCACAGTGGACTTCCGCTACGCCCGGAAGAGCACTTACCGTACTTCGATCCGAAGAAGTACGAGCAACTGCTGGCCACTGCGGTGCTCAATAAG GTCGTGGACGACTATAGGAATCCGAAGAACTTCGTCAACGTCACCACCAGTGGCGACGTGGCAGGCAAGGTGCCCGGTGAGCTCGACATCAACCACAACAAGTTGCCCGCCGGCGGTGCAG TCGTTGATGATCTTTGCTCTTTGCCAACAGTCGCTGCTAGCCAACGCAGTTTGCTGAACGAAGGCTCCCTGCGACAGATGTCCGTAGCG GCGAACGTGGCCGCCCGTGATCCTTCTTCACGCGAACCGGACGAAGacgccgaggacgacgattATCCGGCTGAACGGAGACTGTCCGATACGGACGAATCCTATCTAAGCGATTACATCCAGCGACACAAGGTACCATTGCCCGATCTCTCCGATacgaccggatccggatccggcgcGGAGGACGACGATTTGCAGTCACTCAAATCGAACGCCACCGATGGTACCTGGGAGGAGAACTGGCTGTTCCGCAAGCGTCAACTGAAAACGACCGAATCGTCGATCGCCATGCTCGTCCCATCGCCAACGGAGGAAGTGAAGGCCCTGATCGGGGACAAGAATGCCGACGAAATCAGCGATCTGTCCGAGGCCGGTTCCGACTGTGAGGCGGGCTATGAGTCAGATGGAAAGGGCCAAGACTCGAGCCCGGCCGGTCCGAGCAAGGAAAGCACGAGTGAAGCCATTTCCTCCTCGTCGAAAGCGAACGATGATTCGCTCGATGAGCAGCTACCGCCCGATAGTTTGGTGTCCGTTAACTCACTCCCTGGCAATGAAGCGCTCCTGTCGGAAGCGAAAAACAGTCAGCTTCTGGGAGAACAGTCACCCAGCCAGACCCCGggaaccggtgctggtggtgagggaTTCTCGCTGATGGATGATCTCATCAGTATTgggccggtgatggtggccagcgagAAGGTGGAAACCAAGAATACCGCCCTGACCAATCCATTCCTGGACGATCCGTTTgaacccaacaacaacgacatcaCCGATGATGTGAAGCTACTGCAGCGAACCAACGAGCAAGCAACCAGCGACCTTCG GAGTTCCCACCTCGAACCCACCGTCAACGGTTCCTGCAACCGAAAAGAAATCCCAATAGACCGAG CTAATCCACAACAAACTCCGCATCCGCAACATTCGAATAGTTTAACTCCATCAAATCCCGTAGCAGATAGTAGCGTAGTGAACGTAGCGGTGGTCAACGAGCCATCTAGTGTAGAGGATAGTGCCAGCAAGCAATCAtctagcggtggtggtagtaacGGTAGAGAGGATAGTAACAGCCCCGAGTGTTTCCCCGGAATGCCGCAAGCCGCCCAGCTGATGCTCCTGAACTCGCTGACGCCACCGAGCTCACCATACCCGGAGGTGCTTTCGCCGCATCCCATCACGATGACCATAACGGATGTGTTCGAACGGATGACCAACAGTCCACCGTTGGCGATGATCAGTGAGGAGGCTCCACCAGCGGCTCCCGTGGCGTCACTAGTGGATGCCAATCCCTTCCAATCCATCGACGAACAAGAGTCCATTCAAACGGTTTATACGGCGCAGGAGGGTGCCCTGTCACCAAGTGACAGCTTCCAGGCCGAACAGGACGATAGTGAGTATCGCACGGTATCGGAAGCGACCAACAATAGTTTGCTTACGGTTGAGTCCTTCGATGCCGAACCGAAcgtgcagctggtgcagcaggaaAGCACAGAGCAGAACGCGCCCGCTGTCCAAGAAGCGCTCTACGTGAAGGACCAAGAAGAGGTCGAATTCAGAGCAACCCgtcaggaggaggaggaggaggctcCTGTTGTGGATCCATTCGAGAGAGATGTCGACAACTCTTCGCGCATTCAGCTACACACGGCCGATCTGGTAACATTTAACAATGGGCCCAGTCCGGAAGGTTACCCCGGAGTTGCAGCCGTTACCGAGCAGATGGAAGCGTACTGTGAAGAGCTAAAAGGACATCGCCCGGATGTGCAGTCCAAGGAGGACGAACAGCACGAACAGCCTCAAGAAGCCGACGATCCTGGATGGGTCCTAGTTGATTCATCTGAAAATGATGAAGCAGTGAGTAAATTGGAGGATCAACCGCAGCAAACTGTCGATGGTCCAACGCGGGCAGAGGCAGGCCACACCGAAGAATCCGAAGAAGCTGAGGCACTGAGTAGGCTGCAGGCGCCACAGCAAACCACCAATGATCCCTGGAAGGTGGTGGATGAACTGCAACAACCTTCCGATGAATCTTTTATGCTGGAGACAGAGGAAAAGCAACAAGCAGCCAACGATCCATGGCAAACTGTGCCCCATACCGGAGCGATCGAAGATGCTGAGGCACTGACTAACCTAGAAGAGCCATCGCAAGCCGCCGAAGATCCCTGGATGGTAGTAAAAGAGCCACAACAAGCTGTAAATGATCCCTGGAATCCAGAGACGAAGGAAACGCAGCAAACAGACGATGATCCATGGCAGGCTGTGCCCCAACCGTCCCACGACGGCAATTCAAACAGCGAGGAAGCAACACTAGTGCTGTTGGACCCATTTCTTACACCCTTTGAGGCCGTTAATCTACGGATGGCCGAGTACACTGACAGCATGAAAGGAATAGAACATGTGGAGGAAGCGATCGAGATGGAAGAGGAGACATGCGTGCTACCACAGACGAGTGTAGAGATGGATGACGCTTCCAATAGAGCGCTTTGTGTCGCTTCACCCGAGCTAGAGCGCCACGGAGTTCAGATCGAGCAGACACCATCGACGGAAGATCCACCAACGGAACAGCTCCTGCTGGAACCACTGGAGGAGGAAACGGAGGAGCCACTTCCATCAATCGGCGCGGACGAACAGTTGCTGgcttcgatcgaatcggaatcgaagcTCGAGGACACGAGTCTACCATTCAGCGATACGgatcttcactctctctcatcaCCACCCACTTCCGTCACTACTTTCGCCATTAACCACCACAACTGCATGCCAACTAATTCTATCACGGATCAAACGCCAACACAAGCTACCATttgcaccacgaccaccaacaccaccaccaccaccaccacaaccagcaTCGACAACACTTCTACTAACCACTCGAATAACGATCAGCAACCAGACCCggagccggaaccggagctAGAACCGGAACCCAACACCTCATCCGATGCCGATTGTTCACTAATTCCAGCACAAATAGAATCCGCAGCGGAACCATCCCTGGTGATTATGTCCAATGGAGGAGCGAGCACCAATGGACATCACACTGCAACCgatgaaaagcagcagcagcagcagcagcagcagcaggagccttTGGATGGGGAAGAAACGTTGATTCCAG GATCCATTGCCGAACGGGAACATCTGAAATGGCGCAACGCCAAACCGATCGCCAACAATCCCTACTCACCGGACGCACTGCAGCGCCGGTTGTCGGAGAAGAGCCGACCATCGAGtatgatcgagatcgatcgtCTCGTGCGCAAGGAAGCGGCAccgaatggtgatgatgggatgCTGCGCAtcggcgatgatgatccttcgagcgaaccgcgaaccgatGCGGTCAGCGATCGGGAACGCTCTGCCAAGGTTTGCGCATCGTCAGAGCAGAAAAA GATCGGCCGAGAGTACTACATCAACGATCCGGAGCGACTCcgagcgggtggtggtggttgcgtaAAGCAAACGCTCGGCAGCTGGACCCAtgcccatcatcagcaatcgCACAGTACCGATGACGAGAAA TCACTCCTGCTAGGCCGTAACCCTGAGGACAGTGGTACGGCCGACGATGGTGCCACGATATTTGCGGCTCGCCCGGTTCATGTGACGCCTGCTGATGAGCTGCGAAGAGGATCGAAAGGAAATGCGCTCAGTGAGGCTGCACGAGAAGTGTTTCTGCTTCCGCTGGAACCAGATACACCGGTCGGTGGATCACTGTTAAGCTCTGCCTCCGAGCTAAGCTTGATCACATCACCGACGgcatcgcacgcacgccaaGAGTTCGACAGTCTAACGTACAGCGAAGATTCGGACGTGACACGGATCTACGATCTGACGACGGGAGAAGCGAAAATCATTCGCACGGCCGCTACTCCCCAGCCTGCAGTTCCGGAGGAGGGCGATAAGATACTCGAAATACTACCTCAGCACCCTCCGGCATCCAGTCCCCAGCATGCTCGAGCTCCGGTGGAATCGAGCGGTCGCCAGCCTAGTCAAACTCCCGATTCAGCCCGCGATGGAAATTTCCTGCGATCGAGCCATTTCGTCGTGAAACCGTTGTCCCCGGAAACGATCAAATTCTTTGCCCCGAAGCGGAAGCTTAGCTTCACCGGTAGTCACTCCAATCTGGCAGCGAGTGACATCGGGGCGGCTAGCCGCAGCACGACTCCCGGGATGCGCGATTCAACGATGCACTCATCAATTCAGCACACCGATTGCCCCGTGCGCTCCGGTGCGACAGAGTATTCGATCATCAAAAAGGACGTGATCGATGTGCTGCCCTCGGTCAAGGAACTCGCCAAGTGCTACAGTGGCAGCACCAACGATGTATCGCTGATGCCACCGAAGCCACTGTACAAGCCTCGG GACTTTCTGCGTCAATCATCGGACGTGCTGAACGAGGAAACGGTTGTGATCGATGAGAAGACGGGAATGCCGTGCTCGCGGGAGAAAGGACAGCGGCAGTActgcagcacgagcagcatcgcgGTGCGGGATGAGATACGCGAGATTCGCAAAATCAACCTCGAGGCGTACCGGCAGGCAGCTTCGTACTACCCGATGGCACCCGGTCACAGCATAACGGCTCGCAGCCTCTCGAAGCAGATCCGTGAGCATAA GAGCAACGTGACCGACGATCATAAGGTGGTCCAACATCACGATCAGGCGGACgaactgctggctggcggtgatAGTAGTgactgtggtgctggtggccatatCTCGCCGGAGCGTCCCAGCAGTCccgtgctactgctgccgggCCATCTCAAGAGTAGTATTGAGTTTTTCGAGAGCCTCAAGAACAGAGCATAA